The Candidatus Kryptonium sp. genome contains a region encoding:
- the ligA gene encoding NAD-dependent DNA ligase LigA, with protein sequence MDPKIIERIEQLRKEIREHDYRYYVLAEPIISDFEYDMLMRELIELERQYPELVTPDSPTQRIGGQPTKEFPTVTHPTPMLSLNNAFTIEEIKDFDRRVAELLEGEKYRYVAELKFDGVAVRLRYENGILVLGATRGDGIQGDDITNNIKTIRSIPLRLINPDEKFLNIEVRGEVYMNKIDFEKLNEERERLGERIFANPRNATAGTLKLQDPKLVAQRPLRFFAYYLEAEGVELESQYENLQILKRLGFPVCEHAKLCENIDEVIEFWRYWEDHRDELPYEIDGIVVKVDSIRQQEILGAIAKSPRWAIAFKFTPRQAQTKLLGITLQVGRVGTITPVAELQPVPLGGVIITRATLHNEDYIKEKDIRIGDTVIVERSGEVIPKIVGVVLEKRPPDSVPFEFPKTCPACGGPIERPSGEANYYCENPECPAQVRAKIEHFASRGAMDIEGLGEAIVDKLVTLGFLKNYADIYDLHKHKAKLVKIEGFGEKSVQNLLNSIENSKKQPFHRVLYALGIRYVGSETAKLLADSFNSIDKLMKATPSQIESVYGIGPRIAESVYKFFRDQRNLELIERLRNAGLNFEVKPEEKAKKKLAGKTFVFTGTLKTFTREEAKEKVEELGGKVSNSVSKKTDYVVVGENPGSKYEKARQLGVKIISEEEFLELIK encoded by the coding sequence ATAGACCCGAAGATCATTGAAAGAATTGAACAGTTGCGCAAAGAAATAAGAGAACACGATTACAGATATTATGTACTCGCAGAGCCAATTATTTCTGATTTTGAATATGATATGTTGATGAGAGAATTAATTGAACTTGAAAGACAATATCCAGAACTTGTCACCCCCGATTCGCCGACACAAAGAATAGGTGGGCAACCTACTAAGGAATTTCCTACTGTCACACATCCAACCCCAATGTTAAGTTTAAATAATGCTTTCACGATTGAAGAGATAAAAGATTTTGATAGAAGAGTTGCCGAACTTCTTGAAGGCGAAAAATATAGATATGTCGCAGAATTAAAATTTGATGGCGTTGCTGTCAGATTGAGATATGAAAACGGAATTTTGGTCCTCGGCGCAACTCGTGGCGATGGAATTCAAGGCGATGATATAACAAATAACATTAAAACAATTCGTTCAATACCCTTGCGATTGATAAATCCAGATGAAAAATTTCTAAACATTGAGGTTCGTGGTGAAGTTTATATGAACAAGATTGATTTTGAAAAATTAAACGAAGAAAGAGAGCGACTCGGAGAAAGAATCTTCGCAAACCCAAGAAATGCAACCGCTGGAACTTTGAAGCTTCAGGATCCTAAATTAGTTGCCCAAAGACCACTGCGATTTTTTGCCTATTATCTTGAAGCGGAAGGTGTTGAACTTGAAAGCCAATACGAAAACCTACAAATTCTAAAACGGCTTGGTTTCCCTGTTTGTGAACATGCGAAACTTTGTGAAAACATAGATGAAGTGATTGAATTTTGGAGATATTGGGAAGACCATAGAGATGAATTGCCTTACGAAATAGATGGAATTGTTGTAAAAGTTGATTCAATTCGTCAGCAAGAAATCCTTGGTGCAATCGCAAAAAGCCCAAGATGGGCGATCGCTTTTAAATTCACTCCAAGACAAGCTCAAACAAAACTTCTCGGGATCACTTTACAGGTTGGGAGAGTTGGAACGATAACTCCTGTCGCTGAACTTCAACCTGTGCCACTTGGTGGAGTTATCATAACGAGGGCAACGCTTCATAACGAAGATTATATTAAAGAAAAAGACATAAGGATCGGAGACACAGTAATAGTTGAGCGAAGTGGTGAAGTCATTCCTAAAATAGTTGGAGTTGTTCTTGAAAAACGACCTCCAGATTCAGTACCATTTGAATTTCCAAAAACCTGTCCTGCTTGTGGAGGTCCAATTGAAAGACCATCCGGAGAGGCAAACTACTATTGCGAAAATCCAGAATGTCCAGCACAAGTTAGAGCGAAAATTGAACATTTCGCCTCAAGAGGCGCAATGGATATTGAAGGACTTGGGGAAGCAATCGTTGATAAACTTGTGACGCTTGGTTTCTTGAAAAACTACGCTGATATTTACGATCTTCACAAGCACAAAGCCAAACTCGTTAAAATTGAAGGATTTGGTGAAAAAAGCGTCCAAAATCTGTTGAATTCAATTGAAAACAGCAAAAAGCAACCGTTTCATCGCGTCCTTTACGCACTTGGGATAAGATATGTTGGTTCTGAAACCGCAAAACTTCTCGCCGATTCCTTTAATTCAATTGATAAACTCATGAAAGCTACCCCATCTCAAATAGAATCAGTTTATGGCATCGGACCGAGGATAGCTGAGAGCGTTTATAAATTTTTCAGAGATCAAAGAAACCTTGAACTGATTGAAAGATTGCGAAATGCCGGATTGAATTTTGAAGTTAAACCTGAAGAAAAAGCTAAGAAAAAACTTGCAGGAAAGACATTCGTTTTTACTGGCACATTGAAAACTTTTACTCGTGAAGAAGCAAAAGAAAAAGTTGAGGAATTAGGTGGAAAGGTAAGCAACAGCGTAAGCAAAAAAACAGATTATGTCGTCGTTGGCGAAAACCCCGGCTCAAAATATGAAAAGGCAAGGCAACTTGGTGTTAAGATAATTTCAGAGGAAGAATTTCTTGAACTCATAAAATAA
- a CDS encoding DUF4115 domain-containing protein produces MSVAEILKQAREGRNLTLKDISKKTRISEKFLEKIESGVYDFAPEPYVRAFIRSYARVVGLNPNDVIKEFENEIASLKPTTEKKETIKTQIDLASFISQNVLWIIGAIVTILVLIFVFIGVDSEEKKPIERKKFETAVEEISKVRSPENIERKATFEIDSLDLRIISNDSVWFSVIIDSAQVKEFLMLPNSSLTLRAKNNFNFTIGNAGGIKFILNGYELEPVGRKGAVVRNYIIDREKLKTISSPR; encoded by the coding sequence ATGAGCGTTGCTGAAATCCTGAAACAAGCACGCGAGGGTCGCAATTTAACTCTTAAAGATATTTCCAAAAAAACGAGAATAAGTGAAAAATTCCTTGAGAAAATTGAAAGCGGGGTCTATGATTTCGCTCCAGAGCCATATGTGAGGGCTTTCATCAGAAGCTACGCAAGAGTGGTGGGCTTAAACCCGAACGATGTCATAAAAGAGTTTGAAAACGAAATTGCCTCCCTCAAGCCAACAACCGAAAAAAAGGAAACAATTAAAACCCAAATTGATCTTGCTTCGTTCATCTCTCAAAATGTTTTATGGATAATTGGCGCAATCGTTACAATCCTTGTGCTAATTTTTGTCTTCATTGGAGTTGATTCAGAAGAGAAGAAACCTATTGAGAGAAAAAAATTTGAAACAGCAGTTGAAGAAATTTCAAAAGTTAGAAGTCCAGAAAACATAGAACGCAAGGCGACATTTGAAATTGATAGTCTTGACTTGAGAATCATTTCAAACGATTCTGTGTGGTTCAGCGTTATAATTGACAGCGCCCAAGTCAAGGAATTTCTAATGTTGCCAAATTCAAGTTTAACCTTAAGAGCGAAAAATAACTTTAATTTCACAATTGGAAATGCGGGAGGGATAAAATTTATTCTGAATGGATACGAACTTGAACCAGTTGGTAGAAAGGGGGCAGTTGTGCGCAATTATATCATTGATAGAGAAAAATTAAAAACGATTTCCTCCCCACGATAA
- a CDS encoding glycosyltransferase has translation MIVKNEEKFLPECLESVKNIVDEIIIVDTGSTDRTIDIARSYNAKVFSFKWENDFASARNESIKHATGDWILVLDADERLNQGQEKKIKKYINLNFDGLYVRVINLDKEGKPSVINEYPRLFRRKDEFKFEGKIHEQISPSILRSGGKLAKTDITITHLGYGQSDEIMNKKYERNLQILLDQFKQNPNNAYTCYHIGITKILKGEKDEGIEYLKRSIQIPREISNLSDSLGAVIYHTLGEYEIQKGNISQGLNYFVKSIKIAPHQVGAYFSAGLAHMKQSNFIFAKNFLEKALKNLYALSKGKPLETALENFIEPELIMFNLMICYFKLGNFQNSKKYILRILTSEKFYKLALDFLVAEYKSLNKNAVQIIKYIAEVKPSFDVFKILAGIQQIEGDLENAVKTLKFALEFKDDDEIKYNLGTCLVGLRKFNEAIDVLKEFLNLKESPFFNDAIKVLALSYIGAGDIHKALQCYEVLLERNPADEAVKSRIKSLAHNHLASRV, from the coding sequence ATGATTGTTAAAAATGAGGAAAAATTTCTCCCAGAATGTTTAGAAAGCGTGAAAAATATAGTTGATGAGATAATCATAGTTGACACAGGTTCAACCGATAGAACGATTGATATCGCTCGTTCTTACAATGCTAAGGTTTTTTCTTTTAAATGGGAAAACGACTTCGCATCTGCAAGAAATGAATCAATAAAACACGCAACTGGTGATTGGATTTTAGTCCTTGACGCAGATGAACGATTAAATCAAGGACAGGAAAAAAAGATAAAGAAATATATCAATTTAAATTTTGATGGCCTCTATGTCCGAGTTATAAATCTTGACAAAGAAGGCAAACCCTCCGTAATAAATGAGTATCCGAGATTATTTAGAAGGAAAGATGAATTCAAATTTGAGGGCAAAATACATGAACAGATATCACCATCAATTTTAAGAAGTGGCGGGAAACTAGCAAAGACAGATATAACAATTACTCATCTTGGCTATGGTCAAAGCGATGAAATAATGAACAAAAAATATGAAAGGAACTTGCAAATTTTGCTTGACCAATTTAAACAAAATCCAAACAATGCTTACACATGTTATCATATTGGTATCACGAAGATCTTAAAAGGAGAAAAAGATGAAGGGATTGAATATCTAAAAAGATCAATTCAGATTCCACGGGAAATTTCCAACTTAAGTGATTCTCTTGGAGCTGTCATTTACCACACTCTCGGCGAATATGAAATTCAAAAAGGTAATATATCGCAGGGGCTCAACTATTTTGTCAAATCAATAAAAATTGCGCCACATCAAGTAGGAGCTTATTTTTCCGCTGGACTTGCGCATATGAAACAATCAAACTTCATATTTGCAAAAAACTTCCTTGAAAAAGCGCTCAAAAATTTATACGCTTTATCCAAAGGCAAACCTCTTGAAACAGCACTTGAAAATTTCATTGAACCCGAACTTATAATGTTTAACTTGATGATATGCTACTTTAAACTCGGGAACTTTCAAAACTCAAAAAAGTATATTTTGCGGATATTGACAAGTGAAAAATTTTATAAATTGGCACTTGATTTCCTTGTCGCTGAATACAAATCGCTAAACAAAAACGCTGTGCAGATCATAAAATATATTGCGGAGGTTAAACCATCATTTGATGTTTTTAAGATACTTGCTGGAATTCAACAAATTGAGGGTGATCTTGAAAATGCAGTTAAAACTTTGAAATTCGCTCTTGAATTTAAGGACGATGACGAAATAAAATACAACCTCGGAACTTGCCTTGTTGGTTTAAGAAAATTCAACGAGGCAATTGATGTTTTGAAAGAATTTTTGAACCTCAAAGAATCTCCATTTTTTAATGATGCTATTAAAGTTCTTGCTTTATCTTACATAGGCGCAGGTGATATTCACAAAGCCCTTCAGTGTTATGAAGTACTTCTTGAGCGCAATCCAGCAGACGAAGCTGTAAAATCAAGAATAAAGTCGCTCGCTCATAATCATCTCGCCTCCCGAGTTTAG
- a CDS encoding flagellin → MAFSQGTRINTNIAAMNAYNALNDINRELGVHQLRLATGKKINSVADDPSGYTIAKKLQARSRGLAQAINNVGDAKNVLSIAEGGLQKINDLLVSIKEQVTRAVNGGLSEDELQAIATQINDYLAEVDDIVKQTKFNGMQLLRGAGGGDWVAGRDFQVGSDNGDTLTVKFDITVDSTLVKSGAVATSDLVTSFITTVDNAIKTVTQQLQYVGSLINRLDVKEANLIVSMTNTDAAASRIFDADIAKEQVEVAKLMILQQTATAQLAQANAAPQGVLALFR, encoded by the coding sequence ATGGCATTCTCACAGGGAACCCGCATCAACACAAACATCGCAGCGATGAACGCCTACAACGCTCTCAACGATATCAATCGTGAATTGGGCGTTCATCAACTCCGTCTCGCAACGGGGAAGAAGATCAACTCCGTCGCCGATGATCCCTCTGGTTACACGATTGCAAAAAAATTGCAAGCAAGAAGCCGTGGGCTTGCACAGGCAATAAACAATGTCGGCGACGCGAAAAATGTTCTTTCAATTGCTGAAGGCGGTTTGCAGAAAATTAATGACTTGCTTGTTTCAATTAAGGAGCAGGTAACAAGAGCTGTAAACGGTGGCTTGAGCGAAGATGAACTTCAGGCGATTGCTACACAAATCAATGATTACCTTGCTGAAGTTGATGATATCGTGAAACAAACAAAGTTCAACGGAATGCAATTGCTCAGAGGAGCTGGTGGTGGTGACTGGGTTGCAGGTAGAGATTTCCAAGTCGGAAGCGATAATGGCGACACTCTCACAGTTAAATTTGACATAACCGTTGATAGCACACTTGTAAAATCAGGCGCTGTCGCCACATCTGACTTGGTGACCTCGTTTATCACCACAGTTGATAACGCAATAAAGACAGTTACACAGCAACTTCAATATGTTGGTTCTTTAATTAATCGTCTTGATGTTAAAGAGGCAAACTTGATAGTGTCAATGACCAACACTGATGCAGCTGCAAGCAGAATTTTTGACGCCGACATCGCTAAAGAGCAGGTTGAAGTTGCGAAACTTATGATACTCCAGCAAACAGCCACAGCTCAACTTGCTCAAGCAAACGCTGCTCCGCAAGGAGTGCTTGCATTGTTTAGATAA
- a CDS encoding flagellar protein FliS, with protein sequence MPEKNSYIENEILNLSPVELILKIYDVAIVSCKRKDAERANKAITELIASLNFDYKEISLSLFKLYHYCQYEIRQGNFDNAVKVLKELRDAWAKAFNLK encoded by the coding sequence ATGCCAGAAAAAAATAGCTACATAGAAAACGAAATTCTCAACCTTTCACCAGTTGAACTGATCTTAAAAATCTATGATGTTGCGATCGTTAGCTGTAAAAGAAAAGACGCAGAGAGAGCAAACAAAGCTATTACTGAACTTATCGCTTCGTTGAACTTTGATTATAAAGAAATTTCTTTGAGTTTATTTAAACTTTACCACTATTGCCAATACGAGATAAGGCAAGGTAATTTTGATAACGCTGTTAAGGTTTTAAAAGAACTTCGCGATGCGTGGGCGAAAGCTTTCAATTTAAAATAG
- the fliD gene encoding flagellar filament capping protein FliD yields the protein MSFYFNTNNNINPIDNLLQIFKRAESNKLIKPVETQKDLTQAKNSVFLELKTKLNSLLSIVKDLSTRGVNSRFQVKTAEVSDQTVLSVNVEPVATPANHTILIQQLAKEDLILSSKFSNDGMEISTAEGTGIKTIRITVNGVSTDVNITIGNEDTNKVILNKIASAINSADFDVKASVISDTASTSRLVIKSKHTGSQYAISLADIQGNLLANIGLDSNVISGRITAGDTTGGYLYNDINSLDAKLIVDGINIIRGSNKINDVIPGVTIELKKSQNPNDNPVTVAIKTGTARIKETIDSFVQIYNDLIKFINDKTKTTSDGTRSILSGDYVLLKLKADLRLIVSSPVSSGTLKFLSDIGIKINPDGTLKISDNSKLDKLISTNVSQVEELFNSSDGIAIKLKEFINPFVQIGGVIEQRINFGKEQIKRFDERIKSLNKIIEQRAEDLRKQFAQLQSLYTAFARQQAIAQQLMQMFLS from the coding sequence ATGTCGTTTTATTTCAATACAAATAACAACATTAACCCTATAGATAACTTACTGCAAATATTCAAACGAGCCGAAAGCAATAAACTCATCAAGCCAGTTGAAACACAAAAAGATCTAACCCAAGCTAAAAACTCGGTATTTCTGGAACTAAAAACAAAATTAAATTCACTTCTTTCAATAGTTAAAGATCTGTCAACAAGAGGGGTAAATTCAAGATTTCAAGTTAAAACAGCTGAAGTCTCAGATCAAACTGTTTTATCAGTAAATGTTGAGCCGGTTGCGACACCTGCAAACCATACGATTTTAATTCAACAACTTGCGAAAGAGGATTTAATTCTTTCCTCAAAATTTTCAAATGACGGAATGGAAATTTCAACAGCAGAGGGAACAGGAATAAAAACGATAAGAATCACGGTAAATGGGGTTTCAACTGATGTAAATATCACAATAGGAAACGAAGATACAAATAAAGTGATTTTAAATAAAATTGCATCTGCAATAAATTCTGCTGATTTTGATGTTAAAGCAAGCGTTATATCTGATACTGCATCAACTTCGCGACTTGTTATAAAAAGCAAACATACGGGAAGTCAATACGCAATTTCTCTTGCTGATATTCAAGGAAACTTGCTTGCAAACATTGGGCTTGATTCAAATGTTATTAGCGGTCGCATCACTGCAGGCGATACAACAGGTGGATATCTTTACAATGATATCAATTCGCTTGATGCAAAACTTATCGTTGACGGTATAAATATAATTCGTGGATCAAATAAAATAAACGATGTAATTCCTGGCGTCACAATTGAACTAAAGAAATCTCAAAATCCAAACGATAACCCAGTAACTGTCGCAATTAAAACTGGTACTGCCAGAATTAAAGAGACAATTGATTCGTTTGTGCAAATCTACAATGATTTGATAAAGTTCATAAATGATAAAACGAAAACCACATCGGATGGAACTCGTTCTATTTTAAGTGGTGATTATGTTCTATTAAAGTTGAAAGCAGACCTGCGGCTTATAGTAAGCAGTCCTGTTTCATCAGGAACTTTAAAATTTTTAAGTGATATCGGAATCAAGATTAATCCTGACGGAACGCTTAAGATTTCTGATAACTCAAAACTTGATAAGTTGATCTCTACAAATGTTTCACAGGTAGAGGAACTTTTTAACTCTTCAGACGGGATAGCGATTAAATTAAAGGAATTTATAAATCCTTTTGTCCAAATCGGTGGGGTAATTGAGCAAAGAATTAACTTTGGAAAGGAACAGATAAAACGGTTTGACGAGAGGATAAAATCTTTGAACAAAATCATTGAACAAAGAGCCGAAGATTTGAGAAAGCAATTTGCCCAACTTCAATCTCTTTACACTGCTTTTGCAAGGCAACAAGCAATAGCTCAACAATTAATGCAGATGTTCCTGTCATGA
- a CDS encoding flagellar protein FlaG: MIQEVKNIATVQTIHQNKHDLNDARVIQNEDEVTQNERKISMEEVEKIIKELNQFIQIFNTKITFEIDKEARKTVLKIVDVETNEIIRQIPPKELLIISKRISELLGLIINEKV, translated from the coding sequence ATGATCCAAGAAGTAAAAAACATAGCGACAGTACAAACAATTCACCAAAACAAGCACGATCTGAACGATGCGAGAGTTATACAAAATGAAGATGAAGTTACGCAAAACGAGCGTAAAATCTCAATGGAGGAAGTAGAGAAAATAATAAAAGAATTAAATCAGTTTATTCAAATTTTTAACACCAAGATCACTTTTGAAATTGACAAGGAAGCGAGGAAAACCGTTTTGAAGATCGTTGATGTGGAAACAAACGAGATAATTCGCCAAATCCCACCAAAGGAACTTTTGATAATTTCAAAGCGAATTAGTGAATTACTTGGATTGATAATCAATGAGAAAGTATAA
- a CDS encoding flagellar biosynthesis anti-sigma factor FlgM gives MRINEISGKIPLPEENSGRKTQKTEEKKDKIEISSEAREIYRLKRAERIEEVKKKIETGFYNSDDVIDKVAEKVYSLFKIGK, from the coding sequence ATGAGGATAAATGAAATAAGCGGAAAAATACCGCTGCCTGAAGAGAACAGCGGGCGGAAAACGCAAAAAACGGAGGAGAAGAAAGATAAAATTGAGATTTCAAGTGAAGCAAGGGAAATCTATAGATTGAAAAGAGCGGAAAGAATTGAAGAAGTTAAAAAGAAGATTGAAACGGGCTTTTATAACTCTGATGATGTGATTGATAAAGTCGCAGAGAAAGTATACAGTCTATTTAAAATAGGCAAGTAG